The following DNA comes from Kluyveromyces lactis strain NRRL Y-1140 chromosome E complete sequence.
ACAttaacaacaacaacaataataatCTCAACGacaagaaatgaaatttaGTGCTTGAGGCTCGTATTGATTGCAAGCAACATTAATGATATATAGCGGACATGTACATGTATTTTCGATTCCTTGATGGAATTGTAACACAGCTTAGTTTTAAAGACCTCATGTTGACATTTGTTATAATTAGAGAAATGACATTAATATACTAtacttcaaaaaaaatggcAAAGACAAACTATATATCTGAATACTATAACAGTTTAAAAAGTAATGTTGTATTGTTCGttttcaaaaactctttTGATCCATGGTTGATGGAATTTATTCAGTTCAACAACGCTGGTCAAAATTTCAACCCATTGTTGTTTTAAAAGATTAGAATCAGCGTTAAAATTTATAACTTCATCATTTGCAAAAAGGAGTTTGAAGCAATCGCTGAAAAGTACCATATCAGTAAAGTTTCTCATTTGTTTTCCAGTTGCCGTTTTACCATCAGAGTATATATCTACTACGTTTAGAAGATTCAACAAAGTTTGTGGTTTTCTGGTAACTTCGTCATGAGCTATAAGTTCAGTGCCTTTCAAAATCatatatcttcttttcaacattcCCTCTACATCACCGCCTTCTTGCCACAGGAATCCTTCATTATTGACCCTTTGCTGTTCAAGATACTTCTCGCAACACTTCTGAACTGCCTTCAGATTCTTTGGGAATCTTTCCATGGACGAAGTTCTTGGAAGATACATCACATCAACTGTAAGAGAGCAAACCTTAGATGGATTTTTCCGAGGAAGTTTCCATAATTCGTCTTCTTTATATGTTTGTGCGATTTTCTCATCAAATTCGCGCTCCCATTCATTGAGGAATTCAAAGTGTAGCTCATTTGTTTTGTATTTGATTTGTTTCAGCATATTTTTATTGACATTTACCTGGCAGCGTGCAAATGAACCATCCTTTGCGAATTTGAAGTCCCAATCgtcatatttcaatttcttagTAACAAACCTTTTCTCAAGCCTATACTTTGTTTTGCCGAACGCAAATCGTTTCTTGATAGGAATCTTCTCTACAACCTCAGTTAGTTGATTTTGAGGGCTTGTGTATCGAATTTTCATAGTCATGAATAAAGTGACGTTATTTGATTCCATGTTTACTTCAAATTCCTGACTCATTTTAATAGGACCATCTTCCGGAATGGATTCCCACGGTGTTTCAATAACCTCTTTTCCATTATCAAACTCTATGCAATACTTTGCATTATGGCGTTTAATTTGTTGTAAACGAAGCGAATTGATACTCTTTAGTTTCAAGTATAGTTTGCCATGATCTTGAAGCTCCGAggattcaaattcttgaaggGAGTTTTCTAGATAAACAGAAGCTAATGATGTCGTCGGAGCTCGCTGCAGTCCTTCATTTACTTCTGTAGTATCCCTTTCGTAGACTACGGGCGATTGAGGTGGTGTTTCAGATCGAGCTTTCACTTTGAAGGGTGATCCTACGTGCTTAATTGGCGATTTTTTTGTGGTCTCTACTGACAGATCCGATACTGATTTTTGAACATCGTATCCCTCAATTTCATTCCCGAGTAACACCTTAACATCTTGAATATGCGACCCCACTTGAACGACATCTTCGTTTTGATTGTGAAGAACTTCAGCAATCTGTTGCTGAGTTGCCTTAATATCTACATTACCAGAACTGACGTCTCGGAAATGACCCCAAGTAGTTTgaagattcttctttgagTTCAATCGAGATTCTTCTGCCAACTTCTCTTCAAAGTCGtctttatcaaaattgtCTAAAAAGGACGAAAATACAGTTTCAGTTGATTGCGGCGGCAAAAGTGTCAAATTCTTATGGGATAAAATGTTTGTAGTGTCAACCGCCTTGTCACTTGTTCTCGAAATGTCCCCAGTAATAATTGATTCGTTGTGTATACTTGGTTCCGAACTTTCATCCAAAGCAAATTTATTAGCAAATGGATACATTTTAGCTTGTGTCTTGAGTTCTTGCTGGATACGCTTGGACATGATagtatttcttcttagcGGATCCAACTTACTATCATCTTGTGTGCTGAGGACATACTCATCACTGAATTGTCTAAATGCTTCTTGCTTGAATACATGAGAATTCGAAATGATTCTCGATTTGAATTTAAATGAACTTCCGCTATGATTTGTCGGCACTGATGATGTACGTGATTGAGTACTAAATTGAGAATTGGTGCTCAATGCTGGAGATATAAAACTGCCCCCTGTTTTCTGTGAGTGCCAAATTGACAGATAATTCTCCTTGTGGGACGACGAAGTTAAATCAATTGACTCGTGCGAGGTCTCATGGTCATTGAATAAATCCTGGTCAAACATTGTCGAAAGTCCATTCATAGGAGGCAAAGGTGGTAGCTCGATTCGATCACTTTCTCTCGAGAAGCTACTGGTTATATCCCTTCTTCCTTCGTCTTGAAACTCAACTGACATTTCTACATGGTGCTCTGGTGCCTGTTGTGCCTGTGACACCTCTGATACGCCCAGCAACTGTCTATTCTGGCTATGTTGAGACATATTATCATTTGTAGGACTTCCACTTCTCTCCGGGTTAGAAATCAATTCTGCCTCCTCTTGTTCTATTTGTTCCATAGTATCATCCGCGATATTGACGTCTGAGTTGAACTTTGCTTTATCATGCTGTACCGTTTCCATAGAACTGGATGTCTTCATGGAAGTAGAGTCCAGTTGAAAAGTCGGAAAGCAAGGCAACTCATTCGGTTCCGGGATCTCTAAGTCCTTTACTGATGCGTCA
Coding sequences within:
- the BUD4 gene encoding Bud4p (weakly similar to uniprot|P47136 Saccharomyces cerevisiae YJR092W BUD4 Protein involved in bud-site selection and required for axial budding pattern localizes with septins to bud neck in mitosis and may constitute an axial landmark for next round of budding potential Cdc28p substrate), with the protein product MQMEDKGEALNPDAMYSLLKEIDQEISHTDNISIDQLPEEDTLDNEKKIDASENVIENTEEEALQLGDESANTTTEIKETSCTEDHDTVENTEDVISMAEGLDKAPLETAWIKHNYQQTKPVVSKRLISNDGSDTSVEDINASTRIPSYTSEEITGLELKDKMVTDVGERLSHFLDQKYAENPNLPALKGMLSMADEKAMEDDPKKDKPLVFTIEPTKPLFPSKEVSSTMIQVEIHTPDEDDVDGAAADTKEATNLLLDSKIPVTPNVCINRFVNNNGETRVSSGSSTEDAQELNTHRFQDRYHLLSGAQAVPQLPQLPALTLQDYKSSSVQSVNASRIFSVATTNDNYQSAKEYDLSSTVGCEELSDDASVKDLEIPEPNELPCFPTFQLDSTSMKTSSSMETVQHDKAKFNSDVNIADDTMEQIEQEEAELISNPERSGSPTNDNMSQHSQNRQLLGVSEVSQAQQAPEHHVEMSVEFQDEGRRDITSSFSRESDRIELPPLPPMNGLSTMFDQDLFNDHETSHESIDLTSSSHKENYLSIWHSQKTGGSFISPALSTNSQFSTQSRTSSVPTNHSGSSFKFKSRIISNSHVFKQEAFRQFSDEYVLSTQDDSKLDPLRRNTIMSKRIQQELKTQAKMYPFANKFALDESSEPSIHNESIITGDISRTSDKAVDTTNILSHKNLTLLPPQSTETVFSSFLDNFDKDDFEEKLAEESRLNSKKNLQTTWGHFRDVSSGNVDIKATQQQIAEVLHNQNEDVVQVGSHIQDVKVLLGNEIEGYDVQKSVSDLSVETTKKSPIKHVGSPFKVKARSETPPQSPVVYERDTTEVNEGLQRAPTTSLASVYLENSLQEFESSELQDHGKLYLKLKSINSLRLQQIKRHNAKYCIEFDNGKEVIETPWESIPEDGPIKMSQEFEVNMESNNVTLFMTMKIRYTSPQNQLTEVVEKIPIKKRFAFGKTKYRLEKRFVTKKLKYDDWDFKFAKDGSFARCQVNVNKNMLKQIKYKTNELHFEFLNEWEREFDEKIAQTYKEDELWKLPRKNPSKVCSLTVDVMYLPRTSSMERFPKNLKAVQKCCEKYLEQQRVNNEGFLWQEGGDVEGMLKRRYMILKGTELIAHDEVTRKPQTLLNLLNVVDIYSDGKTATGKQMRNFTDMVLFSDCFKLLFANDEVINFNADSNLLKQQWVEILTSVVELNKFHQPWIKRVFENEQYNITF